TGACTTTGAGAGTTACTTCTATCCAGTTATTATCTAAAAATATCAGACCTTTACCAGAAAAATTTCATGGATTGACAGATGTTGAAACTAGATACAGGAAAAGATATGTAGATCTTATTATGAATAAAGAAGTAAGAGATACATTTATAAAAAGAACTCAAATTATAAAAGGAATTAGAACAATACTTGATAATAAAGGATTTTTAGAAGTTGAAACTCCATTGATGCATCCGATTTTAGGAGGAGCAGCAGCAAAACCATTTATTACTCATCACAATGCATTAAATGTTGATCTATATATGAGAATAGCTCCTGAGCTTTACTTAAAAAGATTGATAGTTGGAGGACTAGAAAGAGTATATGAACTGGGAAGAAACTTTAGAAATGAAGGAATGTCAACAAGACATAATCCTGAATTTACAATGATTGAATTATACCAAGCTTATGCTGATTTTAATGATATGATGGATTTAGCAGAAGAAATAATTACAACTCTTGCTAAACAGGTACTAGGAACTACTACTGTTGAGTATAATGGGAAAACTCTAGTTTTAGAAAATTTCAAAAGAGTACATATGGTAGATTTAGTAAAAGAAGTTACTGGAGTAGACTTCTGGGATCAAAATATGACTTTTGAAGAAGCTAAAGCTCTTGCAAAACAACATCATGTAGAAGTTGCTGATCACATGAATAGTGTAGGACATGTTGTTAACCAATTCTTTGAAGAAAAATGTGAAGAAAAAATTATTCAGCCTACATTTGTATTTGGGCATCCAGTAGAAATTTCTCCATTGGCTAAGAGAAATGAAGAAGATCCTAGATTCACTGACAGATTCGAGCTGTTTATAGATGCAAGAGAATATGCAAATGCATTCTCTGAATTACAAGATCCAGCTGATCAAAGAGGAAGATTTGAAGATCAAGTGGAAGAAGCTGAAAGAGGAAATGATGAAGCTACTCCTGTAATAGATGATGATTTTGTAGAAGCGTTGGAATATGGATTACCACCTACAGGCGGAATGGGAATCGGTATTGACAGACTTATTATGCTTCTTACTCAGTCTGATTCTATCAGAGATGTACTTTTATTCCCTCAAATGAAACCAAGAGATTAATTATAATTTTATCTAAAAATATTAAAGTACACCTTAGGAGTAGGCTTGGCTTATTCTATGAGGTGTATTTTTTTAGTATTAAAGATTTATAAAAAGAAAAAATTATTTTTTTATTTTGCAACTAAGAACAAAATGTGCTAAAATATTTTTTTAGAATGTAGGAGGGAAGAAAATGATACAAGAATTTTTAATTATTTTTATAATTAATTATATTGGGATTATTCTTACAGAAGTTTTTAATTTGCCAATTCCAGGAACAATCAATGGAATGCTTTTGCTTTTTGCACTGCTTTATTTTAAAGTGTTAAAACTGGAAAAGATAGAAAGAGCAGGAGATTTTTTGCTGCTGAACATGACAATATTTTTTATGCCTCCTTCTGTAAAATTGATTGAATCATTATATTTATTAAAGACAGGATTGTTAAAAATAATATTTTTACTTGTCTTTACAACTTTATTAACAATGGTAGTAACAGGGATAACTGTTCAGTATCTCATAGAGAGAAAGGAGAGAAAATATGGTAGAAATATTGACTAGTACACCATTTTTTGGAGTGATAATAAGTTTGGTAGCTTTTGAAATAGGAAAGATGGTATTTAAGAAAACAAAGATGGCATTGTTTAATCCTCTTCTCATAGGAACTATTATAGTTATACTTTTTCTTAATTTTTTCAAGATACCTGTTAATAATTATATGCAGGGTGGAAATTTTATAGTTTTCTTTTTAGCACCTGCTACTGTTGTATTAGCTATTCCGCTTTTCAGGCAGATAGATCTTTTAAAAAAGAATTTTGTTCCAATAATGGGTGGAGGCATAGTAGGTTCAATTGTTGCTATTGTTTCTGTAGTAGTACTGGGAAAGTTAATGGGAATAGATCAGCAGCTTTTACTGTCATTTATGCCTAAATCTATTACGACACCTATAGGAATAGAGCTTTCTAC
Above is a genomic segment from Fusobacterium sp. containing:
- the lysS gene encoding lysine--tRNA ligase, with amino-acid sequence MEKYFDRVAKENLVMEKWKKVEELKELGVKPFGSKFDKKYMVEDILTHTPEENLKYKTAGRIMAYRGKGKTLFVHIEDRTGRIQLYLRKDELGDKVFEMVNKIGVGDIVGVEGELFITHTGELTLRVTSIQLLSKNIRPLPEKFHGLTDVETRYRKRYVDLIMNKEVRDTFIKRTQIIKGIRTILDNKGFLEVETPLMHPILGGAAAKPFITHHNALNVDLYMRIAPELYLKRLIVGGLERVYELGRNFRNEGMSTRHNPEFTMIELYQAYADFNDMMDLAEEIITTLAKQVLGTTTVEYNGKTLVLENFKRVHMVDLVKEVTGVDFWDQNMTFEEAKALAKQHHVEVADHMNSVGHVVNQFFEEKCEEKIIQPTFVFGHPVEISPLAKRNEEDPRFTDRFELFIDAREYANAFSELQDPADQRGRFEDQVEEAERGNDEATPVIDDDFVEALEYGLPPTGGMGIGIDRLIMLLTQSDSIRDVLLFPQMKPRD
- a CDS encoding CidA/LrgA family protein, with translation MIQEFLIIFIINYIGIILTEVFNLPIPGTINGMLLLFALLYFKVLKLEKIERAGDFLLLNMTIFFMPPSVKLIESLYLLKTGLLKIIFLLVFTTLLTMVVTGITVQYLIERKERKYGRNID
- a CDS encoding LrgB family protein — encoded protein: MVEILTSTPFFGVIISLVAFEIGKMVFKKTKMALFNPLLIGTIIVILFLNFFKIPVNNYMQGGNFIVFFLAPATVVLAIPLFRQIDLLKKNFVPIMGGGIVGSIVAIVSVVVLGKLMGIDQQLLLSFMPKSITTPIGIELSTLLGGIPSITVFAIVITGITGNVSAPYILSIFRIKHPVAKGIGIGISSHAVGTSRAIEMGEIEGAMSALSIVIAGILTIVIAPLIRIFV